Proteins encoded together in one Rhizobium sp. 11515TR window:
- a CDS encoding methyl-accepting chemotaxis protein, translated as MDFQTSVLGRMAGFLYRCRADENYTMLKMTDGIERIFGYPADEIIGNRARTFTSIMCEDDIPLMDELVGKALESRTDWTMEYRIRHRDGHFLWVTETGGGVWDETGELLYLEGSILNIESLYQRLDEQTADMRVTASKTNEILQSLRYLKLLAVNAGIEAARAGTAGSGFAVLAAEMRTLANSSEEAARAISVAQRKSD; from the coding sequence ATGGATTTTCAGACAAGCGTTCTTGGCCGTATGGCGGGTTTTCTCTATCGCTGCCGGGCGGACGAAAACTATACGATGCTTAAGATGACCGACGGCATCGAGCGCATCTTCGGCTATCCCGCCGATGAGATCATCGGCAACCGCGCGCGAACCTTTACTTCGATCATGTGCGAAGACGATATTCCGCTCATGGATGAGCTTGTCGGCAAGGCTCTGGAAAGCCGCACCGACTGGACGATGGAGTATCGCATCCGTCATCGCGACGGCCATTTCCTCTGGGTAACGGAGACCGGCGGCGGTGTCTGGGACGAGACCGGGGAGCTTCTTTATCTCGAAGGCAGTATCCTGAATATTGAATCGCTCTACCAGCGCCTCGACGAGCAGACCGCGGACATGCGGGTCACGGCATCGAAGACCAACGAGATCCTGCAGTCGCTGCGCTACTTGAAGCTGCTTGCCGTCAATGCCGGCATCGAGGCGGCAAGAGCCGGCACGGCCGGATCGGGTTTTGCGGTTCTGGCGGCAGAGATGCGTACGCTTGCCAATTCCTCGGAAGAGGCGGCGCGTGCGATCTCGGTCGCGCAGAGGAAGTCGGATTAG
- a CDS encoding NAD(P)-binding domain-containing protein: MTRVAVIGAGPSGLAQLRAFQSAANKGADIPEVVCFEKQADWGGLWNYTWRTGLDEYGEPVHGSMYRYLWSNGPKECLEFADYSFEEHFGKPIASYPPRAVLWDYIKGRVEKADVRKWVRFSTPVRMVRFDEETKKFTVTAHDRPQDRMYDEVFDYVVVASGHFSTPNVPYFEGVKTFNGRVLHAHDFRDALEFKGKDVLLVGRSYSAEDIGSQCWKYGAKSVTTSYRSKPMGFKWPENFEERPLLTRLENKTAYFLDGSSKDVDALILCTGYQHHFPFLPDELRLKTANRLWADHLYKGVIFDKNPQLFYIGMQDQFYTFNMFDVQAWWARDVIMGRIKLPPEAELQANFDQWRAREETLEDAEQMIWYQGDYVKELLAETDYPSFDIEGTNKTFMEWEHHKAENIMGFRDHAYRSLMTGTMSPTHHTPWVDALDDSMEEYLRN, encoded by the coding sequence ATGACACGAGTTGCCGTTATCGGTGCCGGCCCTTCGGGCCTTGCCCAGCTAAGAGCCTTTCAATCGGCCGCAAATAAGGGTGCTGATATTCCGGAAGTCGTCTGCTTCGAAAAGCAGGCGGATTGGGGCGGCCTCTGGAACTACACCTGGCGTACGGGCCTCGATGAATATGGCGAGCCTGTCCATGGCAGCATGTATCGCTATCTCTGGTCGAACGGCCCGAAGGAGTGCCTGGAATTCGCCGACTATTCCTTCGAGGAGCATTTCGGCAAGCCGATCGCCTCCTACCCGCCGCGCGCAGTGCTCTGGGACTATATCAAGGGCCGCGTCGAGAAAGCCGATGTGCGCAAATGGGTACGTTTCAGCACGCCCGTGCGCATGGTGCGCTTCGATGAAGAGACGAAGAAGTTCACGGTAACCGCGCATGATCGGCCTCAGGACCGGATGTATGACGAGGTGTTCGACTATGTCGTCGTTGCCTCGGGTCATTTCTCGACGCCGAACGTGCCCTATTTCGAAGGGGTGAAGACCTTCAACGGCCGCGTGCTGCATGCCCACGATTTTCGCGATGCACTGGAGTTCAAGGGCAAGGACGTACTGCTCGTCGGGCGCAGCTATTCGGCCGAGGATATCGGCTCGCAATGCTGGAAATATGGGGCAAAGTCGGTGACGACGAGCTATCGCTCCAAGCCGATGGGCTTCAAATGGCCCGAGAATTTCGAGGAGCGGCCGCTGTTGACGCGTCTTGAAAACAAGACGGCCTACTTCCTCGACGGCTCATCGAAGGATGTCGACGCGCTGATCCTCTGCACAGGCTATCAGCACCATTTCCCCTTCCTGCCTGACGAGCTGCGGCTAAAGACTGCTAACCGCCTCTGGGCCGACCATCTCTACAAGGGCGTGATCTTCGACAAGAATCCGCAGCTCTTCTATATCGGCATGCAGGACCAGTTCTACACCTTCAACATGTTCGACGTTCAGGCCTGGTGGGCGCGCGATGTCATCATGGGCCGCATCAAGCTGCCACCGGAAGCAGAGCTGCAGGCAAACTTCGACCAGTGGCGTGCCCGCGAGGAGACGCTTGAGGATGCCGAACAGATGATCTGGTACCAGGGCGATTATGTGAAGGAGCTGCTCGCCGAGACCGATTATCCGAGCTTCGACATCGAAGGGACTAACAAGACCTTCATGGAGTGGGAGCATCACAAGGCGGAAAACATCATGGGCTTCCGTGACCACGCTTACCGTTCGCTGATGACCGGTACCATGTCGCCGACACATCACACACCCTGGGTCGACGCGCTTGACGATTCGATGGAGGAATATCTGCGCAATTGA